Proteins found in one Mucilaginibacter gracilis genomic segment:
- a CDS encoding tyrosine-protein phosphatase has translation MFNLFKRSPLVSDVKWIGVDMHSHLLPGIDDGSPDLETSISYISQLNELGYSKFICTPHIFKEIHPNSRETILPALQAVKNALVERGIDVEITAAAEYMINTDFDPLMESDDLMVLNGKRVLIEMSYMFESYDIEKYIFNLRMKGYTPILAHPERYVYYHQDYERYHRFIDMGCLMQVNLLSLSGYYGKGIKTIALKLIKENMIDLIGTDFHNIRHLQAINDFVKSGAAYNLIGKYPFKNMQFFGDNL, from the coding sequence ATGTTTAATCTGTTTAAAAGGTCGCCATTAGTTTCAGACGTTAAATGGATTGGGGTAGACATGCATTCGCATTTATTACCCGGGATTGACGATGGTTCTCCTGATTTGGAAACTTCAATATCCTATATCTCTCAGTTAAACGAACTGGGGTACAGCAAATTTATTTGCACTCCTCATATATTTAAAGAAATCCATCCCAATAGTAGGGAAACAATTTTGCCCGCCCTGCAAGCTGTAAAAAATGCTCTTGTAGAGAGAGGAATTGATGTTGAGATAACGGCGGCGGCAGAATATATGATTAATACGGATTTTGATCCATTGATGGAATCCGATGATTTAATGGTGTTGAACGGCAAACGTGTGTTAATAGAAATGTCGTACATGTTTGAAAGTTATGACATAGAAAAATATATCTTTAATTTAAGGATGAAAGGATATACGCCTATATTAGCCCACCCCGAAAGATATGTTTATTATCATCAGGATTATGAGCGGTATCATCGGTTTATTGATATGGGCTGCTTAATGCAGGTTAATCTGCTTTCACTATCGGGCTATTATGGTAAGGGCATTAAAACCATAGCTTTGAAGTTGATTAAAGAAAACATGATTGATTTGATTGGTACTGATTTTCACAATATAAGGCACTTACAGGCCATTAATGATTTTGTTAAAAGTGGTGCGGCTTACAATTTAATAGGCAAATACCCATTTAAAAACATGCAGTTTTTTGGTGATAATTTATAA
- the rfbD gene encoding dTDP-4-dehydrorhamnose reductase — MNKVIVMGASGQLGQCLRSVSGQYPDTDVIFPGEGEANVLDIYKLEELFKHHLPQYCINCAAYTAVDKAESDQVIAGKVNKEGPQNLAELCNKYNAVLIHISTDFVFSGNHHLPYSEDDVPAPINVYGVTKLEGEQVIASSTSKFFIIRTSWLYSEFGNNFVKTMLRLGREKTELKVVADQIGTPTYGVDLAHFILKIVDSGSESYGIYHYSNEGVASWYDFAKAIFEISEIDILVYPVRSSEFITAAQRPSFSVMDKSKARNEFKLNIPYWRESLVGCVTEIN, encoded by the coding sequence ATGAATAAGGTAATAGTAATGGGAGCGTCGGGCCAGTTGGGCCAATGTTTAAGATCGGTATCTGGCCAATATCCTGACACTGATGTCATTTTCCCCGGCGAAGGCGAAGCTAATGTTTTAGATATTTACAAATTAGAAGAGTTATTCAAACATCATTTACCACAATATTGCATTAATTGCGCTGCTTATACAGCAGTGGATAAAGCCGAAAGTGACCAAGTGATTGCCGGAAAGGTAAACAAAGAAGGTCCCCAAAATTTGGCAGAGCTATGCAATAAATACAACGCCGTTTTAATCCATATATCAACAGACTTCGTTTTTTCGGGCAATCATCATTTGCCCTACTCGGAGGACGATGTGCCTGCACCCATTAACGTTTATGGTGTAACTAAATTAGAGGGCGAGCAAGTAATAGCTTCATCAACCAGTAAGTTTTTTATCATCAGAACAAGCTGGTTATACTCCGAATTTGGGAATAACTTTGTTAAAACGATGTTGCGTTTAGGGCGCGAAAAAACAGAGCTCAAGGTGGTTGCCGATCAAATTGGCACGCCTACATATGGTGTCGATCTGGCCCATTTTATTTTAAAGATTGTTGATTCGGGTAGCGAATCCTATGGAATATACCATTACAGTAACGAAGGTGTAGCATCATGGTATGATTTTGCCAAGGCCATTTTTGAAATAAGTGAGATTGACATACTCGTTTATCCCGTCCGCTCCTCCGAATTCATTACAGCCGCCCAAAGGCCTTCTTTTTCCGTTATGGATAAGTCTAAGGCAAGAAATGAGTTTAAATTAAATATTCCTTATTGGCGAGAAAGTTTGGTGGGTTGTGTGACTGAAATTAACTAA
- a CDS encoding nuclear transport factor 2 family protein, protein MYSNEKLILDFYDNLRKGDVKKIGNFYAKNATFRDPIFISLNASQASAMWAMVVKEKDFQIDIKKIDISDRFLTADCTLIWTCENGKKVLNDITSRFAFNTDGKILLHSNHFDVYKLVKQTTGTIGVLFGWTKVLRNRTRRLAAEKLNYFMKEQNYCF, encoded by the coding sequence ATGTATTCTAACGAAAAACTGATACTTGATTTTTATGATAATTTAAGAAAAGGAGATGTTAAAAAAATAGGCAATTTTTATGCCAAAAATGCCACTTTCAGGGATCCGATATTTATTAGTTTAAATGCTTCGCAGGCTAGTGCAATGTGGGCAATGGTTGTTAAAGAAAAGGATTTTCAGATTGACATAAAAAAAATAGATATAAGTGATCGGTTTTTAACTGCCGATTGTACTCTGATCTGGACTTGTGAAAATGGGAAAAAGGTATTAAATGATATAACATCACGTTTTGCCTTTAATACCGATGGTAAGATATTACTGCATTCAAACCATTTTGATGTTTATAAGTTGGTAAAGCAAACAACCGGCACAATAGGGGTGCTATTTGGTTGGACTAAGGTATTGCGTAATAGGACAAGAAGGTTGGCTGCCGAGAAGTTAAACTACTTTATGAAAGAACAGAACTATTGCTTTTGA